A window of Sedimentibacter sp. MB31-C6 genomic DNA:
CTTTGTTCAGTTACATAGATAATAGATTTAGCTAAATAATCTCTTTCTTTTAATGCTGCTAGTCCTGAAGCCTGTGCTATTGTCGATACATTCCAAGGAGGTCCTGAATTTTTTAGGCCTCTTATAATTTCAGTATTTGATGACAAGCAGTATCCAAGTCTAAGTCCTGGTATAGCATATGTTTTAGTAAATGCCTTTAAAATAATAAGATTATCATATTTTTTTAAAATATTACTTACACTGTACTTTTCTTTATCTTCAACAAAATCTAAAAAACATTCGTCTATAACGACAACTACACCTATGCTCTTACTGTGAGAAATTATTGTTTCTAACAATTTTTTATCTGTTATTTGACCAGTAGGATTATTTGGGTTGCAAATAAATACAATATCGACTTCATCATTAATGCTATTTAATATTTTATCTGTAACTTTAAAATCATCTTCTTCAATAAGATTAAAATACTTTATATTAGTACCTACTGTTTTCAAAGCTTGTTCATATTCACTGAATGTAGGTGCCAATAGAAACCCATTATGAGGAATGAAATTAAGAGCTATTCTATATATTGCTTCAGCTGCACCATTAGAAGTAAATATCCATTCTACTGGTATATTTTCATATATAGATATGCTATTTACTAATTCTCTACAATTTATATCAGGATATCTATTTGAGTATTTTATTGAATCTATTGCTGCTCTCTGAACGCCTTTTGGTATTCCTAAAGGATTAATATTTGATGAAAAATCAATTATTTTATTTTCACTTATTCCTAATTTTCTTGCTGCAGTGTAAATATCTGCACCGTGTTGTTTTTTTTTCATTATTACACCTACCTAGTCATTACTGTTATAGAATTATCTTAATTACCAGTCCTATTATCAGACAAATTAATGATGTTGCATACATTAACTCATTTGCCCTTTTTATATCTTCTGTTTTAATTTCCCTTATATCGTCGCCAATAGTTGGTTTAGATACTAATTTCCCACCATAGTAGTTGTTTCCTCCAAGCATAATACTTAATGCTCCAGCACATACTGACTCTGTCTGGGCTGAATTTGGACTTCTATGATTAAATCTGTCTCTTTTATAAATTTTATATGCATTTTTATAATCTATTTTTAAAAAATAAGATGCTATAATCATTAAATTAGCTGATATCCTTGAAGGTATATAATTTACAACATCATCAGCAATAGCTGAAAATCTCCCTATGTTAATATACTTTTCATTTTTATATCCAACCATGGAATCTAAAGTATTTATTGCTTTATACATAAATCCCAAAGGTGCTCCTCCTATTAAAATAAATATTATTGGAGCAATAACACCATCTGATGTATTTTCTGCAATTGTTTCAACAGTCGCCTTTATTATTGATTGTGAATCAAGATCTTCAGTATCACGTCCCACAATGTAAGATAACAATCTACGAGATTCAATAATATTATTCTGCTTTAGCGTATAATAAACTTTCATACTTTCATCTTTCAAACTTTTAGTTGCAAGAATATAGTAGTTCATTATGCTTTCTATTATTATTGCTGCAACAATATTTATCTCTGATACAAAAAATAAAATTACGTAAGGTATAATAAATGATATCCCTACAACAATTAACCACAGTATTATTCCAGCCCTTATTTCAGAATGTTGATTATCACAGTTTTTTCTCAACCTTTTTTCGATACTATTAATTGTTTTTCCTAATAGTCTTATCGGATGCGGAAATCCTTGAGGATCTCCAAAAATTAAATCTAATATGTAACCTATTCCTAATGAAATCATTGTTTTATCCTTTTTTCATATTCTATAATTTACCTTTACCACTTATTATATATATTGGATTTTGACCAATCATCATATCATGAATTCCTGCTTTTTTAGACTTTGATACTGATACATTAACTATTTCAACATCAACAAATTTATACTTTCTCATACACTTTAATGCTTCATTTAAGCTTTGCAATGATATAGCATTTATTACAATGCTTACAAAGGGATTTTTATTTAATACAACTTTTATTATTTCTTCTAATTTTCCAGCACTACCTCCAATAAATACACAATCAGGTTTTGGAAGGTTAATTAACCCATTTGGTGCAGCAGCATTCACTAACTCAATATTATATGCTTTAAACTTTTTAATATTTTGTTTAATCAATTCTATTGCACTTTCATTTTTTTCAATAGAATATATAGAGCCATTATATAGTTTTAGTGCAATTTCAATAGATACAGTACCTGTTCCTGCTCCAATATCATATACAATTGAATCGTTAGACAAATTAAGTTTACTTATGGAAACAGTTCTAACTTCAGATTTTGTCATTGGAACCTTGCCTGAGATAAAATCTAAATCCTTAATAGAGCGTAATCCTAAATTCTTTTCTAAAGCTTCATCATTATGTATAATCATTACAGCAAGATTTCCAAATTGCATTTTAGCAATTTTTGATGCCTTATCTTCTACAATTCTTTCTTCGTTATATGAAAGATTTTCACCAACACTTACCAAAAGATGCCCTAAATTTTTAGACACAAGAATCTCACATATATTATTAGGTTTTAAATCTCCGCCTGTTAAAATAAATACTTTCTTATTAAACATAACATTTGAAATAATATTAATTTTTCTTCCATGGGCACTAACATATTTTATATCTTCCCAAGACAAGTTTAACTTTGAACAAAAATACTGCAATGAACTTAATGCTGATATATTTTCAACATAAATATTATTCTTAGTTAATATATCTGTCAGTTTTTTTGAAAGACTATAAAATCCTGTATCTCCTGAAACTAAGACACTAAACTTGTTATGCTTACTATTTAATATATATCTATATATTTCTTCTGGATTAATACTTTCAAAAATTTGTTTATTTAAATTAGAAAAGCTATTTATCATCCTTGTTGCTCCAATAATACAATCTGATGATTCTATAGCTTCTATAGTTGCTTTACTTAATAAATCTTCATTACCAATCCCATATCCAACAATGCAAACTTTTTTCATTTTATTAGCTCCCTGAAAATATTACAAATTTCTTTTAATGTCATACCTTCCTCATGTGGTTTTCTAATGACTAGACATTTTGTTCTAGAATTTATACATGCTTGTACTTTTTCATTAAATCCTCCAGTATTAGAACTTTCTTTAGTTACTAAATATTTTATATCTAAACCATTAATCAAAGCACTATTCATTTCTTCAGTAAAAGGTCCTTGCATGCATATTATATTTTTATTTTTGTAACCTAAATCAATACACCTTTTTAATGAACTTTCCATTGGAAGTATTCTAACGAAAATTCTATCCTCATAATTCATTATTTTTGTAAATTCATCAAGATCTTTACTTCCTGTAGTTAATAAAATATTCCCTGAACAATTATTTAAATAATTTATAATTTCAATTAATTCATCAAAATATATATAGTTATTATTGTATTCAGCAGATTCTCTAATAATCCTAAAATAATTAATGTTACAATATGTTGTAGACTTAATTAAGTTTTCTGTAACTATTCTTGCAAAAGGATGAGTGGCATCCACGACATAGTCGTATTTATTATTTGAAAATAAATATATCATTTCTTTATCGTCTATTCGTCTTTGATAAATTCTGATATTTTTAATATTTTCAATAAATTGTTGTCCATAATTGGTAGTAATAAACAAATCTGCTTTTAAATTTATTTGTGACAAATACTTTGCAAACAACCTACCTTCTGTAGTACCACCAAATATACAAATACGTGGATTTTTCATCACATTTTACCTTTTCTATATTCATGAGTAAAATTTGGGTTGTATAATTCGCTTCTATTGTAATCATTACCTAGAAAATTACCAATTAGAATTAAAGCTGTTTTATTTATATTGTTTTTTTTCATAGTTTGTGGAAGGGTTTCAATTGTACACTTAAATATTTTTTCATCTGGCCATGTCGCTTTATATACTACTGCAACAGGAGTTTCCGGCTCATATCCTCCTGCAACTAATTCAGCAGATAATTTATCTGTTAAATTAGAACTTAGAAATAAAACCATAGTTGATTTATGGACTGCAAAAGAACGTATACTCTCCCTTTCAGGCACAGGAGTTCTTCCCTCCATACGTGTTATAATTACAGATTGACTAACACTAGGTAATGTATACTCTGCCCCTAAAGCAGCAGCAGCTCCACAGAAAGAGCTTACTCCTGGCACAACCTCATATTCAATTTTTAGTTTATTTAACATATCAATTTGCTCTCTAATTGCCCCGTATATACTTGCATCTCCTGTATGCAATCTAACAGTCATCTTATTTTCTTTTTCTGCAATTTTAACTACATCTATAACTTCTTCTAAAGTCATATGTGCACTATTATAAATTTTACAGTTCTTTTTTGTATATTGTAAAAGTTCAGGATTTACTAATGAACCTGCATATATTACAACATCTGCCTTGCATAACAATTTTTGTCCTCTTATAGTAATTAAATCTACTGCTCCAGGACCTGCTCCTACAAAATATAACATATTTAATCTCCTTTAATCTAAAATTCCAAAATTATTTGAAAAAATTATAACTTTATTTTTATTTTATTATCAACCCTTTTACTTATATAATATTATTTCATTTTCTATTAGCGATTTTTTTATATCTATAATTCTTTGATTAGTAGAACCTCTGAACCTAAGATTGTTTTGAAAAAACTTCTCATCGTATCTACCGTCAACTAATACATCGCAAAATTTCAGCAGCTTAAAATATTTTTTATTTTTTAGTATCTCTTCATAGGTGTGTCCGCTGTATATCCATATATCCTTACAGGTATTGGTTTTGATTTTTTCAGCAAGCACAGCAAGAGGCTCCGCTTGCATCATTGGCTCGCCGCCTATAAATGTAATGTTGGTAAAGGTTCCTATAATTTTTTCAAAGACTTCATCAATTTTCATGGCATATCCCGAATTAATGTCCCAGAGTTCTTTATTATGACATCCTTCACATCTTAAATCACACCCGCTTAAATAGAGAGCCATTCTTCAATACAGTCTCAACTTTGTCATCAGGTTTTAATTTTTCGCTTTCAAGCCACATTCCCGACATAAGCATAGGAAATTGCTTTTTTATTGCAGTACTCTGAAATACATATCTGTCATAAAGCTGTTCTGCAGACACGTCTATGCATTTTTGAAGTTTTTTAAAAAACTCTCTTTTCTTGTCGGTAAGGCTTTCCATATCCCTACATTCCAATGCAAGCTTAACTATATTAATAGTTGTGAAGGATAGATTCATCTGTTATTTCTTGTGCGATTTGCTTTGCCATTCCTATATCTTGTCCCATAGCTGTGTGGCTCATTGCCTTAAGTATGGCATCAGATATTTTGTTTTTATCAAATTCTATCAATCTTCCATCTCTTTTTATAACATTCATTTAGTACCCTCCTCGAATTCATTCCCAAATAATTCACTTTCATTTTTGTAAAGTTCTTTCCCCAAATATTTATGGACCTTAACTAAAAATGGTTCTTCCAATTCAGCTTTATCTAAAATTTCCTTATTAAGAAATATCATTTCCTTTTTTCCTTCAAACAGCACATATCCCTTGTTAAGTACATATATATAGTCACACATTTCATAAATAAAATTCATATCGTGACTTGAAACCACAATGGATTTTTCTTCTTTATCGCTCAGTTTTTCTAATATGTTCTTAACATTTTCTTGTGAACTGTAATCTAAGCCTGCAGTCGGTTCATCAAAAAAAATAATATTATGATTCATTGCCACCACACTTGCAATTGATACGTTCTTTCCTTCCTTCTGATTACTTAATATTTTGCCTCATAACCTCTTTTAGTTATAATTTTATTATTTTTAATATATGTTGAGCTGTTGCCCACTATTACTATGCTTAGCATATCAACCGTTTCATAATCAATTGTATCCATTGTACAAATTTGAACCTCTTGATTTTCCCTACATGCATTTTTTACTATGCCTACAGGAGTTGAATTGGATTTATATTTGCTCATTATTTCAAAAGCATTTTTCAAATAATCCGGTCGTCCCTTGCTCCGAGGGTTGTAAATGCATATTACAAAATCACCCTCTGCTGCTAAAGCAACTCTTTTATATATTAAATCAAGCGGTGTTAATAAATCACTTAAGCTTATGTGACAAAAGTCGTGCATGAGAGGTGCTCCCAATACAGCAGCAGCTGCTGTGGATGCTGTTACTCCACTGACAATCCTGACTTCTTCATCCTCTGACAATTCTAAAATCAAGCCAGCCATACCATATACCCCTGCATCTCCCGAGCTTATAACCGACACTGTCTTGCCTGTCTTTGAAATTTCTATTGCCTTTTTAACTCTATCTATTTCCTGTTTCATACCATTTGAAATAACTTCCTTTTCTTTGAGTAAATCTTCAATTAGATTTATATATGTTTTATATCCAACTATGACATCTGATTGTTCAATTGTTTCCATTGCCTTATATGTCATTGTTTCCTGGCTTCCGGGGCCTATACCCACAACGTTTATCATACTAACTCCCATCTTTTATTTATAATCTTCTTTAATCTAAAATTCCAAAATTATTTGAATAAATTATTAACTTTATTTTTAATTTATTATCAACCCTTTTATTTATATAAAATTCTGCTCTTTCCCTTATTTTGCTTAAAACTTTGTTTTCAATATTTTCCCTTATTAAAATTTCAACTACTTGTTCGGTAGTAATACATGATAAAATTTCTTTAATTACTTCCTTTCCTACTCCGTATAAAGCTGCATAACAACTTAATATCTCCATCCTAAAGTCACCATTATTAGAATGAGTGTTCATCATACCCCCAGCAACTTTAACCATTTTTCCGATATGCCCAACTATTAAAATTTCATTAAAATTTAGTTCAATTGCATAGTCTAAAACTTCACCTAAGTAATTGCTAAATTTTAAGCTGTTTTCTCCTCTAATTCCTAATGATTTATCTATAAAAGACTGAGCATAATTACCTGGAAATGCTAAAAGCTCATTGTAGCCCTTTTCTTTTATAACCCTCATTTCAACCTTTAAACTTTCAACTAATGCCTTTTCACTCATTGGTTCAACTATACCTGTTGTACCTATTATAGAAATTCCTCCTTTAATGCCTAAATGCGGATTGAATGTTTTTTTGGCAACTTCTTTTCCATCTGGTGCTGAAATTATTACGCTAATACCTCCATCATATTTATATTCACGACAAACTTGTCTTAAATTATCAATTATCATCTTTCTAGGAACAGAATTTATCGCAGCACTACCTACAGGGCAATCAAGACCTTTTTGGGTAACTCGTCCTACTCCCTCACCTCCATCTATGCTAATTTTTCCAGTTTCATCAAGTTTAATTTTAGCAAAAATTAGTATACCATCTGTTACATCAGGATCATCACCACTGTCTTTTTTTACACAGCAACTTACTCCTTGACAATCAAAAGTAGGATCTATTATTTCAATTAAAACCTTATTTTCATTAGGCAGTTGAACATAAACTTTATTTACTATTTCTCCAGAAAAAATCATACGAGCTGCTGCCACTGCCGCTGCTGTAGCACATGTTCCCGTCGTATAACCACATCTTAACTTTTTGCCATTTTTAATAATAAACTCTTTCATAATTTTCTCCAAAATAAAAAAGTCTTCCAATTTTCGGAAGACGTAATAAGCTTATAATATTCTCATATCAATAAATTTATTTTAGATAATCCTCCCGAAAATCTACAAATACTAAACTTGGCAGGTCTCCTGACTATCGGTTCATCTAATGTTCACCTTCCCATGTTTTAAAACACAGTGGTATAAAAGCATTATCACCTTTCACAGTAGCGGGGGCTGTAACAGATTCGACTGTTTTCCCTATTAAAACTTACGTTACCAAATTTATCAATATTCTATTTGTTTTGAATTATATATTAAGTTCATTTGAATGTCAACAGCCAAATTAAACTATTATAGAGATAAAGGCTTGTTTTTACCCATAATAATAATTTTTAGTTATTATAAGAGGAATTTTTCATAAGATTAAATAAGAAAATAAATTGGGGGAGCTTATGGAAAATACTATTAAGAAAATTAATATAATATTTGCAATAGCATTATTAATTGTAATAATTATTACTCTTTGTATTGATACTACAAAGTCTACAGAAACTATAGATGCATCAGAAAAAGAAATATCAAATAAAATAAAAATTCTCATTGATCCTGGTCACGGAGGAGTTGACCAAGGAGCATCTGGTAATCTAAAAAAACCTGAAGCACCAATAAATTTAGAAATATCACAAAAATTAATGAAATTTTTAGAAGCAAGCGGCTTTGAGGTTTTTATGACACGTTATGAAGATAAAGGTTTATACACAGAAAAATCTACTACTATAAGAGCCAAAAAAAATGAAGACTTAGCTAACAGAGTAAAGGCAATTAATAACTCTGAAGCTGACTTAGCAATTTCTATACATCTTAATTCTTTTACTCAAAAGCAATATTATGGAGCACATGTATTTTATCAAAAAAAATTTGATACAACTAAAGTAGCTGCCGATATTTTACAGGATAATATGATAAAAATACTTGATAACAGTAATAATAGAGTTGCTCAAATTAAAAAAGATATAAAAATAATGGATGATACTAATATTCCAACAATACTAATTGAATGTGGATTTCTTTCAAACGCTGAAGAAGAAAAAAAGTTAATTTCAGAAGAATATCAAGAAAAAATTGCATGGGCTATTTACGCAGGACTAATTCAATACTTTAATCAATTGTAATCAATCACTATATTCTAACAGATTTCACTAGCAATTGCTTCACACTGTTTCAACGAGTTATATATTGCCTCGTTATAAGTATGGAGACTTGCTTTTTTTTGTTATTTTGAGATTTTTTGTAAAAATACTCGTTATTTAACATATTTTAATTGAAATAACAAACATTTTGTAGTATAATTTATTAGATGTATTTAAATGGAGGACAGTTATGAATTTTAAGGAAATCGAATCTTTTTTAAATAGTATAAAATCTGTCATATCATGCAAAATTATTGCTGATAAAAATAACATTACTGAAATACATGTATTGTCAGATAGCAGTAGACACACTAAACAAGTAGCTAGAGATATACGTTCAACTTTATTGTCACAATTCGATATAGTTGTTGATTATAAAGTAATCAGTGTGGCACAAATTATAAAAAATTTATACATTAATTCTAATTTCAGACTTGTATATGAAGGACATACAAACGAATTTACTTCTGACAGAGTAAAAATATGTACAATTCTTTCTTGGGATGATAAAGAATATACAGGTGAATCTGATGGAATTAAATCAGAAAAAAACACACTGAATGTAGCTGCAATGTCTGCCCTTGATGCTATAAAAAATGCAATTGGATTAGATTGTTTCATTGTTGAAGATATTCAATTAGCAAAAATAGCTGGACAAGATACTATTTTAACAGCAATTACACATATAGACCATGGTACAGAAGATGTACTAATTGGTTCCTCAATGATAGTGAATAATAAAATAGATTCTGTTATAAAATCAACATTAAATGCAATAAACCGTAAAATATGTTTATATTTTAAAGAATGATTGGGCTGACAAAACTTTTAAAACTAGCGTAGCGAATCCTTCCTGTTCTCTTAGCGAACAGAGCAGAGATATCTTTAGGAGGGGTTTAAATGAAAAAGTTAATGCCTATAATCGCATCAATAGTTGCTTTAATATTAGCAAGTGGTGCAAACTATACAGCACTTTAAGAAAATATAATTATGTCAGCCCTTCATTATATATGTGAGGTATAAAAATGAATATTAAATTACAAAAAAAAAATCTTCAATTATATACATATGTTTTTATACTATCTCTTTTAGCTATTGTAGTTTTAGCATTTTTAATAAAGTCATATCAAATAACAGATATAACATTACTTATTGTATTTTCAATTCTTTCAGCTATTGCTGAAACTTTTCTAATACCTTTACCTGTATTTGGAGCAATATCCGTCAGCTTCGCATTAACATTCTCATCAATTTTATTAACCGATCCACTAACTGCAGCAATAATAACAGTTTCAGGCGTTTTCTTTAGATGTCCATATGTAGATGGTAGAGGTAGAGTTAACATATTAAATAGTCAAATTTATAAAACTATATTTAATATAAGTCAAAGCATAATAAATGCAGGAATAGCTGGTGTTATATATGTGTATACAGATAAAGTTTTTAATTTTGGTTTTGATTTCTATAACCCTATTGCCGGCTTATTAACTTTAATTGTATACTTATTACTTAATTCTTGTTTTATGGCAAAATTAATGTCTATAATACTAGCCGAAAGCTTTGCTAACGTATGGAGAAATTATCTATTAGGATTCATAAATATTGCATTAGTTAGTCTTTTAGGAATAGTAATTGCTTTTTCATATAATAGCTATAGTTTAGGAGGAATATTATTATTCTTCATTCCACTACTTCTTGCTAGATACACATTTAAATTATATTTAGATATGAGAAAAAATTATTTTGATACAATAAATATGCTTATCCGCACAATAGAAGCTAATGACCCTTATACAAGTGGTCATTCCATGCGTGTCAGTAATTATGCTGAAAGTATAGCTAGAAAGTTAAATTTACCTCAAAATAAGATAGATATCTTAAAAAGTGCTGCTTTACTTCATGATATAGGAAAGATTGGAATTGATAAAAAAATATTAAATAAAACTGGAAAATTAGAGGATTATGAATTTGAAATAATTAAAAAACATTCAGAAATAGGAGCTACAATAATATCTGATTTAAGTTACATGGCTAATATTTCTGATATTATAAAACATCATCATGAAAGAAATGATGGTAAAGGTTATCCAGACGGGCTTAGTTATAATAATATTCCACTGGAAACATCTATTTTAACAATTGCTGATTCCTTTGATGCTATGACATCAGACAGGCCTTACAGATATGCCTTATCTTTGGATGATGCCCTAGAACAAATAATGTCAAATTCTGGTACTCAATTTAATCCAGACATAACTGATAATGCTATAATTGCATTAAAAGAAACTTATTTAAAACTATCACAATTGAATAGTGGGTGAATTATGCTTATAGAAATGGTAATTATATCAATAATATCTTTAATTATATTAATGATACGAAAAAGAAAAACTGTAATTTTATCAAAAATAGATATAGAAATAAAGGGTTACAAAATAATTATAATAATGGCAATAATAGAAATTACTGCTCAATTTTTATTTAAAAGATTCAATAACAGTAATTTATTGCAGATATTATCTTTAAATTGGTTGATTTATCTCGGAATACTAATTATAGCTATTATAAATATTAAAAAACATTATATGAAAATATTTTTAATTGGAACACTATTAAACTTTATTGCTATAATTACAAATAATTTTAAAATGCCAGTTTTAGTTTCTGAAAGCCTTTTAAATTATAAAGCTAATATATTATTTTTAAAATCGGGGCAAGATTTGGTACATTCATTACTTACAGATGCTACACACTTTAAAATATTATGTGATATCATAACATTACCTCCACCCTATCCTTTCGTTAAAGCAATAAGTATTGGTGATGTTTTTCTTTTAATTGGTGTTTTTATCTTTTGGCAAGAAACTTTTGGTAACAAAGAAAGAGAGAATGCATAAATCCAATAATAATCTACTTTATACTAAAACATATATTGGCTAACTATAAAAGCTGCTAGTAACGATGCTACATGAGCAATAATTCCTACTTTAACAGTATAACGAGTCTGAGTTATACCTACAGCACCAAAATAAACTGCTATAGTATAAAATAGCGTTTCTGAAGAACCCATCATAACAGAAGCACATCTACCGATTAAAGAATCAGCTCCATATTTTTCGATTATTGTTTGAACAACTCCTAATGATCCTCCACCTGACAACGGTTTTATAATTACTAAAGATAATAACTCTGAGGGAAATCCTATTTTTGAAAAAATGGGACTTAATAATTTTACTATAAATTCTTCAGCTCCTGATTGTATAAATAAATTAATTGCAAAAATTATTGCTAATATATATGGAAATATTTTTAAAGCTGACATTGCACCTTCTAATGCTCCTTCAATAAATTCTGAATAAATGTCTACATCTTTTATTATTCCATAAACTAAAATCACACCTATTAATACAGGTAAAATCAAATCAGATATATTCATGATATTTAAATCCTTTCATAGTATTTAGCAAAAACAACAGCAATTATAGTAGAAAAAGTTGTTGCTAATAATGTAGGCATAATTATATCTGTTGGATTTACAGCCCCTGCTTCTGCCCTAATCTTTATAATACTCAAAGGGAGTAACTGTATGGATGATATATTTATAATTAAAAGCATGCACATAGAATTAGTTGCAATTTTTTTATTTTTATTTGTCTTTTGAATTTCTTGCATTGCTTTAATACCGAGAGCAGTTGCAGAATTTCCCATTCCAAGAAAATTTGCTGCTATTGTCATTATTATTGCATTAACTGCTAGAGAATTATTTTGAATATCTTTAAATAAAAATTTAATTAACGGCCTTATTACATAAGCAATTTTATTTAGTATTCCTGATTTTTCTACTATACGCATCATACCAGTCCAAAAAGCCATAATGGAAACCAAGCTTAATATTAAATCTACAGATTTTTGTATGTCATAAAATAAAATATTAGAAATTACCTCAGGTTTATTATTTAAAAAGGAAAAAATTAATCCAAGTCCTATCAACCCAAACCAAATATTTCTCAAATATAACCATCCTTTCATTCAAATATTAAAACACAAAAAAACAAACATATTATTTAATAATATGTTTGTTTCCATTTATAAATACATATTTTGTATATCTATCTTTAAATCACATCACATTCTCTATTAACTCTTTCTACTTTTATTTCTAAAACTTTTTTTGCTTCTGCTTTTGTAACGGTAATATCCAAATTTTTATATGAAATTTTATCTCCTTCTTCAGGAATTTCTTCAAAAATCATCGTAAGCCATCCATTAACAGTAGTAACATCTAGTTCTTCGTCCTGTTCAATATCAAATAAATCAAACATATCATCAATATCTGCATTACAGGATATAAGAAACTTTTCATCTCCTACTTTCTTAAACCATTCTATTACCTTGTCATGCTCATCCCAAATTTCACCTACAAGTTCTTCTATTATATCTTCCATCGTCACTAAGCCTTCTGTACCACCGTACTCATCTATAACTATTGCCATATGAGCTTTTGACAATTGTAAGTCCCTTAACAATTCTGATATTTTTTTATTGGGTGTTATAAATAAAACCTTTGATATAAGTTTTTTAATATTCTTTTCTTTTCGATTAAGTGATTGATAAAAATCTTTTTCATGTAAAACACCAATTATATGATCAATATCTCCTTGAAAAACAGGAAGTCTTGAATATCCACTGATTAAAAAAATATCTTTTATATGTTCCAGACTATCATTTTCTTCAATTCCCAATATATCAATTCTAGGTGTATAAATATCTTCAACTATAGTTTCGTTAAATTCTATAGCAGAT
This region includes:
- a CDS encoding hemolysin family protein, yielding MDSDGISQVSIFLLLLIMSGFFSGTENAYINYNRIRMKYLANSNNKKADLALKLDEDFDSLMATIFICNIIVNITITSLSLFIISKNFQNISITMATIITIIVIVIFGEMLPKGLANMAPEKTAMLSAPIIRILVILFKPLNIFFCSWKKICSKIVKEEEQPSITEDELKSMIDEVENEGVINKSESDLLRSAIEFNETIVEDIYTPRIDILGIEENDSLEHIKDIFLISGYSRLPVFQGDIDHIIGVLHEKDFYQSLNRKEKNIKKLISKVLFITPNKKISELLRDLQLSKAHMAIVIDEYGGTEGLVTMEDIIEELVGEIWDEHDKVIEWFKKVGDEKFLISCNADIDDMFDLFDIEQDEELDVTTVNGWLTMIFEEIPEEGDKISYKNLDITVTKAEAKKVLEIKVERVNRECDVI